The proteins below are encoded in one region of Syntrophorhabdus sp.:
- a CDS encoding PaaI family thioesterase: MNGRLPAYKKSFFLSPERPDGLQLQIFHEDGIVYSDLLIDNRFEGYAEVLHGGMIFGILDVIVWYAIVMRTKIVAMTRKAEMEFFKPIMCSAPYRAKAEMLRIEDRDIISTAWIEDPAGEVYARLNAVFREGKGLAMDAFIDRFDFSTTTPAIKDYFLSLLETDQTA; the protein is encoded by the coding sequence ATGAACGGCAGACTTCCGGCATACAAGAAATCCTTCTTCCTGAGCCCCGAGAGGCCGGACGGGCTCCAGCTCCAGATATTCCACGAGGACGGCATCGTCTACTCCGACCTCCTCATAGATAACCGCTTCGAGGGCTACGCCGAGGTCCTTCATGGCGGCATGATATTCGGCATCCTCGACGTCATCGTCTGGTATGCCATCGTAATGAGGACGAAGATCGTCGCCATGACGAGAAAGGCGGAGATGGAGTTCTTCAAGCCCATCATGTGCAGCGCTCCCTACCGCGCGAAGGCGGAGATGCTGAGGATAGAGGACAGGGATATCATCTCCACGGCCTGGATAGAGGACCCCGCGGGCGAGGTCTACGCGCGGCTGAACGCCGTCTTTCGCGAAGGCAAGGGCCTTGCCATGGATGCCTTCATAGACCGCTTCGACTTTTCGACAACGACGCCGGCGATAAAGGACTATTTCCTGTCGCTCCTGGAAACCGATCAAACAGCTTGA